The region GGTCAGGCTGGAGGGTTTCTTTGAGACCCCAGAGCTGAACATCAATGAGCCCAATGCAGAGATCCACTGGGAAGAAGCCTTTCTGACGCTGGGGATCACAGATCTCAGGGGCATCAGCCAGGCCATTGATTTCTCATGGAACGGCCAGCCCAGGGCGTGTGAACCGGGCACCCGGATCAGCGGAATGATTCCGACGGGCGTCACCATAGCCGATCCACTGGACGGAGCACCCCCAGCCACATCCTACCCCTTCGTCATCGAGCTTTCTTTAAACGGCTCGAAAAACCTTAGTTTTATCCCTTTGGGAAGGGAAACCACTGTCGAGATAAGCTCATCGTGGACCGACCCCGGTTTTGACGGCGCCTTTCTCCCGACGCAAAGGGAAATCAGCAAAAAAGGGTTCAAGGCCAACTGGCGGGTTTTGGAACTGAACCGCAACTACCCTCAGCACTGGACCAACCGTGACGTCAACTTCGGGGGTTCTGCCTTTGGCGTAAACCTGGTGACCCCCGTTGAGACCTATCAGGTCACCGAACGGTCAACGAAATATGCCATCCTGTTCATTGGACTGACCTTCGTTGTGTTCTTTTTCATTGAGATCCTGCGCATGTTAAGGGTGCACCCCATACAATACATCCTGGTAGGATTTGGCCTGAGCCTGTTTTACCTGTTGCTGCTTTCCCTTTCCGAGCACCTGGGCT is a window of Bacteroides sp. DNA encoding:
- the creD gene encoding cell envelope integrity protein CreD, whose translation is MTEKQMSFIEKNAAMLKVFTIGILAVLLMIPVVMVSEMVTERQSRQEEAATEIASKWGEAQQINGPVLSIPYDTYELNKEGERINLSRNYAHYLPEVLDIWGELVPEIRYRGIFEVPVYTSKVRLEGFFETPELNINEPNAEIHWEEAFLTLGITDLRGISQAIDFSWNGQPRACEPGTRISGMIPTGVTIADPLDGAPPATSYPFVIELSLNGSKNLSFIPLGRETTVEISSSWTDPGFDGAFLPTQREISKKGFKANWRVLELNRNYPQHWTNRDVNFGGSAFGVNLVTPVETYQVTERSTKYAILFIGLTFVVFFFIEILRMLRVHPIQYILVGFGLSLFYLLLLSLSEHLG